A region of the Oceanihabitans sp. IOP_32 genome:
TTTTTATTTGATGGTTTTTGTAAAGTTGCATTACTGTGTATTTTTTTGTTCGTTCTCTGTTTATGCGTTTATCCGACGTTTTAGAAAATGATTTCGTGAGGTTCTAATATTATTAGCTAGAGATTTAAAATCAAATCTAAATATTATTGTTGATTTCTTCTGAATATTGCGAAGGCATATATTTAAATCGAAAAATTTCATTCAAAACGTCATGAGTTGATATGGCTTTTGATGGTAAGATGAAATTCTATTGACAATACATTTAAAACTTCGTATCTAACTTTATATAATCTAAAAACTCTCTGCGGGTGGCTTCTTCTTTAAATTTACCTCCAAATTCTGAAGTTACCGTGCTGCTTTCAATATCTCTAATACCTCGAGAGTTTACACATAAATGTTTTGCATCAATTACACAAGCCACATCTTTAGTGTTTAAAACGGCTTGCAATTCTTTTACTACTTGAATGGTTAAGCGTTCTTGCACTTGCGGTCGTTTGGCAAAATAATCGACAATGCGATTCATTTTCGATAATCCCACAACGGTACCGTTTGATATGTATGCAATATGAGCTTTTCCTACAATAGGTAAAAAATGATGCTCGCAAGTCGAGTACACGGTGATATTTTTTTCTACGAGCATTTCGCCGTATTTATATTTGTTATCGAAGGTAGATGAGCTTGGTTTTTTCTTGGGATCTAAGCCTCCAAAAATTTCGTTAACAAACATTTTTGCAACACGATTTGGGGTGCCACTCAAACTATCGTCGGTTAAATCTAAACCGAGAGTTTCCATAATATGGCGTACATCTTCTTTTATGATACTTATTTTTTCTTTTTCAG
Encoded here:
- the folE gene encoding GTP cyclohydrolase I FolE, producing MKIENKIETLEALGYDHIGTSSNTPMRTDAFKLSEKEKISIIKEDVRHIMETLGLDLTDDSLSGTPNRVAKMFVNEIFGGLDPKKKPSSSTFDNKYKYGEMLVEKNITVYSTCEHHFLPIVGKAHIAYISNGTVVGLSKMNRIVDYFAKRPQVQERLTIQVVKELQAVLNTKDVACVIDAKHLCVNSRGIRDIESSTVTSEFGGKFKEEATRREFLDYIKLDTKF